From a single candidate division KSB1 bacterium genomic region:
- a CDS encoding LysR substrate-binding domain-containing protein yields the protein MSYPPPPFTLRQLQYAVAVAESLSFCKAAENCHVSQPSLSAQLAQLEEVLGVRLFERNRRRVIVTAAGREIIARARMILGETGDLLEFAHRSVDPLAGVLRIGVISTLSPYFLPRLTAALRKTYPQLTVLWTEDKTGALMRSLNDGTLDAVLLALEAEIGIVEHEIIGTDPFVLATPVGHPLGAKASPARAAELKNASVLLLDEGHCFREQALAFCANARARELEFRATSLSTLAQMVAGGAGVTLLPAIAVATETKRAELKIRPFAQPAPSRTVALAWRYRSPLGPALRQLAGTARTAFNSAPPVSVRHHAAEKRRQAGKTKGKQSPAK from the coding sequence ATGAGCTACCCACCCCCTCCCTTCACTTTGCGCCAACTGCAATACGCGGTTGCCGTCGCCGAGTCGCTCAGCTTTTGCAAGGCGGCGGAGAACTGCCACGTCTCCCAGCCCTCCCTGAGTGCACAACTCGCGCAGTTGGAGGAGGTGCTCGGCGTGCGGCTCTTCGAGCGTAACCGGCGCCGCGTAATCGTCACTGCCGCCGGCCGGGAGATCATCGCGCGGGCCCGCATGATTCTGGGTGAAACCGGCGACTTGCTGGAGTTCGCGCACCGCTCCGTCGATCCGCTCGCCGGCGTGCTGCGCATCGGGGTGATTTCGACCCTGTCGCCCTACTTTTTGCCACGCTTGACCGCCGCGCTGCGCAAGACTTACCCGCAACTGACCGTTCTCTGGACGGAAGACAAAACCGGAGCCCTCATGCGAAGCCTGAACGATGGCACGCTCGACGCCGTTCTGCTTGCGCTCGAGGCGGAAATCGGAATTGTCGAACATGAAATCATCGGAACAGACCCGTTTGTGCTCGCCACGCCGGTGGGGCATCCGCTGGGGGCCAAAGCTTCTCCCGCACGGGCTGCCGAGCTGAAAAACGCCAGCGTGCTGCTGCTCGACGAGGGACATTGCTTCCGCGAGCAGGCACTGGCTTTCTGTGCGAACGCCAGAGCCCGCGAGCTCGAGTTCCGGGCCACCAGTCTTTCCACGCTCGCGCAGATGGTTGCCGGCGGCGCGGGGGTCACGCTGCTGCCTGCCATTGCAGTGGCAACCGAGACGAAGCGCGCCGAGCTGAAGATCCGGCCCTTTGCACAACCTGCACCCAGTCGCACCGTCGCACTGGCATGGCGATACCGCTCACCTCTTGGTCCGGCGCTGCGGCAGCTTGCCGGCACCGCCCGGACCGCTTTCAACAGTGCGCCGCCGGTGAGCGTTCGACACCATGCAGCGGAAAAGCGGCGGCAGGCAGGTAAAACCAAAGGCAAACAATCGCCCGCAAAATAG
- the katG gene encoding catalase/peroxidase HPI, which translates to MSTEVKCPFPTAAAGEVKTNRDWWPNQLNLRILRQHSPLSDPMGKDFDYAKEFNSLDLAAVKQDLLALMTDSQDWWPADFGHYGGLFIRMAWHSAGTYRIADGRGGAGSGQQRFAPLNSWPDNANLDKARRLLWPIKQKYGRKISWADLMILAGNVALESMGFKTFGFAGGRVDAWEPDESVYWGPEGKWLEDKRYSSDRELQNPLAAVQMGLIYVNPEGPNGNPDPLAAARDIRETFRRMAMNDEETVALIAGGHTFGKAHGAGPASRVGPAPEAAPIEAQGLGWLSSHGSGKGPDTITGGPEVTWTKTPTKWSNNFFENLFSYEWELTKSPAGAWQWVAKGAPAVIPDAYDPNKKHPPTMLTTDLSLRFDPIYEKISRRFYEHPDEFADAFARAWFKLTHRDMGPRVRYLGPEVPKEELIWQDPIPAVDHKLVDNHDIAALKARVLASGLSIAELVYTAWSAASTFRGSDKRGGANGGRIRLLPQRDWEVNQPEQLAKVLGTLEGMQSEFNRSQKNGKKISLADLIVLGGCAAVEQAAKKAGCNVTVPFSPGRMDAAQEQTDVESFAVLEPLADGFRNYLKAKTSVPVEALLVDKAQLLTLTAPEMTVLVGGMRMLGANCGGSPHGVFTQRPGALTNDFFVNLLDMGTEWRPSRTNGRQELFEGRDRRTGKLKWTATRVDLIFGFNSELRALAEVYACADAQEKFVNDFVAAWHKVMNLDRFDLML; encoded by the coding sequence ATGTCCACAGAAGTAAAATGCCCCTTCCCCACCGCCGCTGCCGGTGAGGTGAAAACCAACCGCGACTGGTGGCCCAACCAGCTCAATCTCAGAATCCTGCGGCAGCATTCGCCGCTTTCCGATCCCATGGGCAAAGACTTCGACTATGCGAAAGAGTTCAACAGCCTCGACCTGGCAGCGGTGAAGCAAGATTTGCTGGCGTTGATGACCGACTCCCAGGACTGGTGGCCGGCCGACTTTGGCCATTATGGCGGGCTTTTCATCCGCATGGCCTGGCACAGTGCCGGCACGTATCGCATAGCCGACGGTCGCGGCGGCGCCGGCTCGGGGCAACAGCGCTTCGCCCCGCTCAACAGTTGGCCCGACAATGCCAATCTTGACAAGGCGCGCCGCTTGCTCTGGCCGATCAAACAAAAGTATGGCCGCAAAATTTCCTGGGCGGATCTCATGATCCTCGCCGGCAATGTCGCGCTCGAATCGATGGGCTTCAAGACCTTTGGTTTTGCCGGCGGGCGTGTGGACGCATGGGAGCCGGATGAGTCCGTCTATTGGGGCCCGGAAGGCAAATGGCTCGAGGACAAGCGTTATTCCAGCGATCGTGAACTGCAAAACCCGCTGGCGGCCGTGCAGATGGGTTTGATCTACGTGAATCCCGAAGGCCCGAATGGCAATCCTGATCCTCTCGCTGCGGCCCGCGACATTCGCGAGACCTTTCGGCGCATGGCCATGAACGATGAAGAGACGGTGGCGCTGATCGCCGGCGGCCACACCTTCGGCAAGGCGCACGGCGCCGGCCCGGCCAGCCGTGTCGGTCCCGCGCCGGAAGCTGCGCCCATCGAGGCACAGGGCCTGGGTTGGCTGAGCAGCCACGGCAGTGGCAAAGGCCCCGACACCATCACCGGCGGCCCGGAAGTCACCTGGACCAAAACGCCGACAAAATGGAGCAACAACTTTTTTGAGAACCTGTTCTCCTACGAGTGGGAGCTGACCAAAAGTCCGGCGGGGGCGTGGCAGTGGGTGGCCAAAGGCGCGCCCGCTGTGATTCCCGACGCCTATGATCCCAACAAGAAACATCCGCCCACGATGCTCACCACTGACTTGTCGTTGCGCTTCGATCCAATCTACGAAAAGATTTCGCGGCGCTTTTACGAGCATCCCGACGAATTCGCCGACGCCTTCGCGCGCGCCTGGTTCAAGCTCACCCACCGCGACATGGGTCCGCGCGTTCGTTATCTCGGCCCGGAAGTGCCCAAGGAAGAGCTGATCTGGCAGGACCCGATTCCGGCGGTCGATCACAAACTGGTCGACAACCACGACATTGCCGCGCTCAAGGCCAGGGTGCTGGCCTCCGGGTTGTCGATAGCAGAACTGGTCTACACCGCCTGGTCGGCAGCCTCCACCTTCCGCGGCTCGGACAAGCGTGGCGGGGCCAACGGCGGCCGCATCCGTCTGCTGCCCCAGAGGGACTGGGAAGTCAATCAGCCCGAGCAATTGGCGAAGGTGTTGGGCACGCTCGAGGGCATGCAAAGCGAATTCAACCGCAGTCAAAAGAACGGCAAGAAGATTTCGCTGGCGGATTTGATCGTCCTGGGTGGCTGCGCGGCAGTCGAGCAGGCAGCGAAAAAAGCGGGCTGCAATGTCACCGTGCCGTTCTCGCCCGGCCGCATGGATGCGGCGCAGGAGCAGACAGATGTCGAATCGTTTGCCGTGCTCGAACCCCTGGCCGATGGCTTCCGCAACTATCTCAAGGCAAAAACCAGCGTGCCGGTGGAGGCGCTGCTGGTGGACAAGGCGCAATTGTTGACCCTGACCGCGCCGGAGATGACGGTGCTGGTCGGCGGCATGCGCATGCTCGGCGCCAATTGTGGTGGCAGCCCCCACGGCGTGTTCACGCAGCGTCCCGGCGCACTCACCAATGATTTTTTCGTCAACCTGCTCGACATGGGAACGGAGTGGCGACCGTCACGCACCAACGGCCGGCAGGAGCTTTTCGAAGGCCGCGACCGCAGGACGGGCAAGCTCAAATGGACCGCCACGCGCGTTGACCTCATCTTCGGGTTCAACTCTGAATTGCGCGCTTTGGCCGAAGTCTATGCCTGTGCCGACGCGCAGGAAAAATTCGTCAACGATTTTGTGGCGGCGTGGCACAAGGTGATGAACCTCGACCGCTTCGATTTGATGTTGTAA
- a CDS encoding isoprenylcysteine carboxylmethyltransferase family protein translates to MNASSFTSKIITYLGWLAIVFFVAIYGIELIPHHGPPVTVRWLRETFGQAGLIVLNILIVLAFLALLPYRRPTKHFWKSQGAFIAFVIALMTEMFGWPLVLFLVSPFFDIPIIAPKYFGSLGHSPATVGTAISIAGVVLIAAGWRQIHRSEGLITSGLYRYIRHPQYTGILLFTFGWLLHWPSAVTLILWPVLVMAYTWLAKQEEKQALEEFGARYTEYARQTKRFIPFLI, encoded by the coding sequence ATGAATGCTTCATCCTTCACGTCGAAGATCATAACATACCTGGGCTGGCTGGCAATTGTCTTTTTTGTGGCGATTTACGGTATCGAGCTCATCCCGCATCATGGACCGCCCGTCACGGTTCGATGGCTGCGGGAAACATTCGGACAGGCGGGCCTCATCGTTCTGAACATTCTCATTGTGCTGGCCTTTCTGGCTTTGCTTCCTTATCGCCGTCCCACGAAACACTTCTGGAAATCACAGGGTGCTTTCATTGCCTTTGTCATCGCGCTCATGACCGAAATGTTCGGTTGGCCGCTTGTTCTTTTCCTCGTCTCACCCTTTTTCGACATTCCCATCATTGCCCCAAAATATTTTGGGAGCCTCGGACATTCGCCGGCAACAGTGGGCACTGCCATCAGTATTGCCGGCGTGGTTTTAATTGCCGCCGGTTGGCGGCAAATACACCGGTCGGAGGGATTGATCACTTCGGGATTGTATCGTTACATCAGACACCCGCAGTACACGGGCATTCTGCTCTTCACGTTTGGATGGCTTTTACACTGGCCCTCTGCCGTAACGCTGATCCTCTGGCCTGTTTTGGTGATGGCCTATACCTGGCTGGCAAAACAGGAAGAGAAGCAGGCTCTTGAAGAGTTTGGAGCGCGCTACACGGAGTACGCCCGGCAGACAAAGCGCTTCATTCCGTTTTTGATTTAG